One Archangium lipolyticum DNA window includes the following coding sequences:
- a CDS encoding ABC transporter ATP-binding protein, which translates to MQESMDAIVIRDVVKSFRKRTIRGEYTTFKSELLRWMRGQRQSEEARLITALRGIDLTIPRGKTMGILGRNGSGKSTLLKIITGIYAPTSGSIQINGRISALLDLGAGFHPDFSGRENILINGIILGMSRAEVRARMDEIIAFSELGEFIDEPVRTYSSGMYMRLAFAVATHVDPDILIIDEILAVGDEHFSKKSLAKMTEFKRQGKTIVLVTHDLGTVASWCDSAAWLDGGRIREVGEPARVIRHYQQALRLAEAQGSPLLAPALSPGGGALPSLQGADTAPTGIPVVSSGNEAPVAPLVELHAVDLVATRGDTGVVVDTEQGLEVRIGFSTRTPVSDVGFAVDIRREGGTQVFGTNTFLEKVELPSPLPERGTVRFVIERVGLTPGRYTLAVSARSANGAVHATGGQPSVFEVRSPIADEGLVRPPHRWVIEQAEPLLNTAS; encoded by the coding sequence ATGCAGGAATCCATGGACGCCATCGTCATCCGTGACGTCGTGAAGAGCTTCCGGAAGCGGACCATCCGGGGCGAGTACACGACGTTCAAGTCCGAGCTGCTGCGCTGGATGCGCGGGCAGCGCCAGTCCGAGGAGGCGCGGCTCATCACCGCGCTGCGCGGGATCGATCTCACCATCCCCCGGGGAAAGACCATGGGGATCCTCGGGCGCAACGGCTCGGGGAAGAGCACGCTGCTGAAGATCATCACCGGCATCTACGCGCCCACGTCGGGCTCCATCCAGATCAACGGGCGCATCTCCGCGCTGTTGGACCTGGGCGCCGGCTTCCACCCGGACTTCTCCGGGCGGGAGAACATCCTCATCAACGGCATCATCCTGGGCATGAGCCGCGCGGAGGTACGCGCGCGCATGGATGAGATCATCGCCTTCAGCGAGCTGGGCGAGTTCATCGACGAGCCGGTGCGCACCTACTCCAGCGGCATGTACATGCGCCTGGCGTTCGCCGTGGCCACGCACGTGGACCCGGACATCCTCATCATCGATGAGATCCTCGCCGTGGGCGACGAGCACTTCAGCAAGAAGAGCCTCGCCAAGATGACGGAGTTCAAGCGGCAGGGGAAGACGATCGTCCTGGTGACGCACGACCTGGGCACGGTGGCCTCGTGGTGCGACAGCGCGGCGTGGCTGGACGGCGGGCGCATCCGCGAGGTGGGCGAGCCCGCGAGGGTCATCCGCCACTACCAGCAGGCGCTGCGGCTGGCCGAGGCCCAGGGCTCTCCGCTCCTGGCCCCCGCGCTCAGCCCGGGCGGAGGCGCGCTCCCCTCGCTCCAGGGCGCCGACACGGCTCCGACGGGAATCCCCGTGGTTTCCTCGGGGAACGAGGCCCCCGTGGCTCCGCTGGTGGAGTTGCACGCGGTGGACCTGGTGGCGACCCGGGGCGATACGGGCGTGGTGGTGGATACCGAGCAGGGTCTGGAGGTGCGCATCGGCTTCTCCACCCGGACGCCCGTGTCGGACGTGGGCTTCGCGGTGGACATCCGGCGCGAGGGCGGCACCCAGGTGTTCGGGACGAACACCTTCCTCGAGAAGGTGGAGCTGCCGAGCCCCCTGCCGGAGCGTGGGACGGTGCGCTTCGTCATCGAGCGCGTGGGTCTGACCCCGGGCCGGTACACCCTGGCCGTGTCGGCCCGCTCGGCCAATGGCGCGGTGCATGCCACCGGCGGGCAGCCGAGTGTCTTCGAGGTGCGCTCGCCCATCGCGGACGAGGGGTTGGTTCGCCCACCGCACCGGTGGGTCATCGAGCAGGCGGAGCCCCTGCTCAACACGGCCTCGTGA
- a CDS encoding tetratricopeptide repeat protein has translation MATTRVSGRGQKSPVDEEFLKQLYQGGELLAQGRVTEARQLLERAHQLQPRNEKGRNLLGLAYFKLGLFDRAAELYEALVRDNPVDATLRVNLGLVYLKTNALQRAMREFEAATDLQPDHKKAHNYLGLALAQAGEYGRAREHFVKAGSDVMVEKMARAIAGETFARPSRLSLSAVPAVAPAARSASTPAPVPAEGEWGAQFGLDESPSTAASPAGEESSEELRFTDDEGPGALAGSQGPSDEAEARTEETFAETSAAVETSEPLPQTLEGATPELPSKVAFRPGADVPVLAELVSAVALAGASQANPFRVGNGSFSVRVDGELLTRLEGLVAFTGQLGFQPEMKRYRGLPTEEAFGEGAEQLVRVSGSGVLFLEPAQECSFLAVDVGDEGAYLREECVFAFEEPVAFENGKVPSDVAPDLSLVHLRGQGRVLLSLTGTLRSVRVAEEAPVTIPLSHLVGWQGGVTPRVVPLPAPGGEPPRIAVELTGEGFALIALPVR, from the coding sequence ATGGCGACGACGCGCGTGTCGGGACGGGGGCAGAAGAGCCCCGTTGACGAGGAGTTCCTGAAGCAGCTCTACCAGGGTGGAGAGCTGCTGGCGCAGGGCAGGGTCACCGAGGCCCGGCAGTTGCTGGAGCGGGCCCATCAGCTCCAACCGAGGAACGAGAAGGGCCGCAACCTGCTCGGGCTGGCCTACTTCAAGCTGGGCCTGTTCGACCGGGCCGCCGAGCTCTACGAGGCGCTGGTGCGCGACAACCCGGTGGACGCCACGCTGCGCGTCAACCTGGGATTGGTGTACCTGAAGACCAACGCCCTCCAGCGCGCCATGCGCGAGTTCGAGGCCGCGACGGATCTGCAGCCGGACCACAAGAAGGCGCACAACTACCTGGGGCTGGCGCTGGCGCAGGCCGGGGAGTACGGGCGCGCCCGCGAGCACTTCGTCAAGGCCGGCAGCGACGTGATGGTGGAGAAGATGGCCAGGGCCATCGCGGGGGAGACGTTCGCCCGGCCCTCGAGGCTCTCGCTGAGCGCGGTTCCGGCGGTCGCGCCCGCCGCGCGTTCCGCCTCCACTCCCGCTCCCGTTCCCGCCGAGGGGGAGTGGGGTGCCCAGTTCGGTCTGGACGAGTCCCCCTCCACCGCGGCGTCCCCGGCCGGCGAGGAGAGCTCGGAGGAGCTGCGCTTCACCGATGACGAGGGGCCGGGTGCACTCGCGGGGAGCCAGGGCCCGTCCGACGAGGCCGAGGCGCGGACGGAGGAGACCTTCGCGGAGACGTCCGCGGCGGTGGAGACGAGCGAGCCGTTGCCGCAGACGCTGGAGGGGGCCACCCCCGAGCTGCCGTCGAAGGTGGCCTTCCGGCCGGGCGCGGACGTGCCGGTGCTGGCCGAGCTGGTCTCGGCGGTGGCGCTGGCGGGGGCGAGCCAGGCCAACCCCTTCCGGGTGGGCAATGGCAGCTTCTCCGTGCGCGTGGACGGCGAGCTGCTCACGCGGCTGGAGGGGCTGGTGGCCTTCACCGGGCAGCTCGGGTTCCAACCGGAGATGAAGCGCTACCGGGGCCTCCCCACGGAGGAGGCCTTCGGCGAGGGGGCGGAGCAGTTGGTGCGCGTCAGCGGCTCGGGCGTGCTCTTCCTCGAGCCGGCGCAGGAGTGCTCCTTCCTGGCGGTGGACGTGGGCGACGAGGGCGCCTACCTCCGGGAGGAGTGCGTCTTCGCCTTCGAGGAGCCGGTGGCCTTCGAGAATGGCAAGGTGCCCTCGGACGTGGCGCCGGACCTGAGCCTGGTGCACCTGCGCGGGCAGGGGCGGGTGTTGCTGAGCCTCACCGGGACGCTGCGCTCGGTGCGCGTCGCCGAGGAGGCGCCGGTGACGATCCCCCTGTCCCACCTGGTGGGCTGGCAGGGTGGGGTGACCCCCCGCGTGGTGCCGCTGCCGGCGCCGGGGGGCGAGCCGCCCCGGATCGCCGTGGAGCTGACCGGTGAAGGATTTGCCCTCATCGCCCTCCCAGTCCGATAG
- a CDS encoding ABC transporter permease produces the protein MFRHFRELYQYRGLLISLVQRELKARYRGSVLGFFWTFLNPTLHMLVYALLFTVVMRQNIPRYAFFMFVGLLPWIWFTSSVGAGASTISDRRDLMTKVRFPAQVLPSTVVATNLINYVLSLPLMLVLGAFYGVWPTWHVVAFPLVVLIQLVFTLALVYIISAINVTFRDLQHIVQNLLTLWFFCTPVLYQASTIADPRMRVLVTLVNPVAILITSYQSIFYEHRLPDGLPLLGLALGSLALLWGASQLFEARREEFAESI, from the coding sequence ATGTTCCGCCACTTCCGAGAGCTGTACCAATACCGGGGGTTGCTCATCAGCCTCGTCCAACGCGAGCTGAAGGCGCGCTACCGCGGTTCCGTCCTCGGGTTCTTCTGGACGTTCCTGAACCCGACCCTCCACATGCTGGTGTACGCGCTGCTCTTCACCGTGGTGATGCGGCAGAACATCCCGAGGTACGCCTTCTTCATGTTCGTGGGCCTGCTGCCGTGGATCTGGTTCACCAGCTCCGTGGGCGCCGGCGCGAGCACCATCAGCGACCGGCGGGACTTGATGACCAAGGTGCGCTTCCCGGCGCAGGTGCTGCCCTCCACGGTGGTGGCCACCAACCTCATCAACTACGTGCTGTCCCTGCCACTGATGCTGGTGCTGGGGGCCTTCTACGGCGTGTGGCCCACGTGGCACGTGGTGGCCTTCCCGCTGGTGGTGCTCATCCAGCTCGTCTTCACCCTGGCGCTCGTCTACATCATCTCCGCCATCAACGTGACCTTCCGGGACCTGCAGCACATCGTGCAGAACCTGCTCACGCTCTGGTTCTTCTGCACGCCGGTGCTGTACCAGGCCAGCACCATCGCCGATCCGCGGATGCGGGTGCTGGTGACGCTGGTCAATCCCGTGGCCATCCTCATCACTTCGTACCAGTCCATCTTCTACGAACACCGGCTCCCGGACGGGTTGCCCCTGCTGGGGCTGGCCCTGGGGTCGCTCGCGCTGTTGTGGGGTGCCTCGCAGCTGTTCGAGGCCCGCCGCGAGGAATTCGCGGAGTCCATCTAG
- a CDS encoding LamG domain-containing protein — translation MALEPSREIHLTGVHAYAEKSVFAGDTLHFRVSSSVPYRISVVRLGTNPDGTSEDVELLPAQDGGPNQQPIRPGSYVNVDTGLPDKPFKALTLECWVRPWDLDSWQGVLTQHRFPDASGIGLFLTPAGYVLLYFGQGTDFDGSRLVRSPRPLTRFHWHHLVGVWDGSQVSLWIDGQRVAGPFPLTGPVRPGTAPLRLGAYGEVIDGQPRTCKFLNGDLAMPVIYDRALSAGEIQQRYADKGLHPPPLKGVLACWPLSEEKGSEVADISGNKRHGHIINEGTWMIGGPGFDGANGSRFKKGYNPAKDATRGHALRLASDDLYDCYWQESHAFALPPDLTPGIYVGRVRHGDAFQHIYDVTFVVRRARGLPKAPILVLCATNTWLAYCGTPFAPNHTGNDPRQFWGVTGQEDPSEAPKYNFYSNHRTEQPTYKMGLNLPWPAASPYTYYSSANTCYSHLSRAERFTHLWLESNGYDFDVATDFDLHQNPELLKGYQVVLINGHSEYWSIPAYKGVESYLKQGGKVIALSGNTMFWRVSFDGKLTTMECRKAERLGAAGGLSHAIPGELYHSNDGLLGSLMRESGHSCWRLLGLESVGYINNDNYLAFTCDKPEHPFFEGTELVQGAKFASDAVGHEWDVRIDLPQQRINGLIPKQDLPKGVVTLAHCQATRDEAETKGDTLWDYSGQELSAESKQQIQQLLNSQMIYWKRPAGGEVFFAGAIGTGWALMKSGADPRWGVILRNVFQHFGVRPAATPIVEEHEPAPAHV, via the coding sequence ATGGCACTGGAGCCCTCGCGAGAGATACACCTGACGGGCGTACACGCCTACGCGGAGAAGAGCGTCTTCGCGGGTGACACCCTCCACTTTCGCGTCAGCAGCAGCGTCCCCTACCGCATCTCCGTCGTCCGGCTGGGCACGAACCCGGACGGCACGTCGGAGGATGTCGAGCTGCTCCCGGCCCAGGATGGCGGCCCGAATCAACAGCCCATCCGCCCTGGCTCGTACGTGAACGTGGACACCGGCCTGCCCGACAAACCCTTCAAGGCCCTGACGCTGGAGTGTTGGGTGCGGCCGTGGGATCTCGACTCCTGGCAGGGAGTGCTGACGCAGCACAGGTTCCCCGATGCGTCCGGCATCGGCCTGTTCCTCACGCCGGCCGGGTACGTCCTCCTCTATTTCGGCCAGGGAACGGACTTCGACGGCTCACGGCTCGTGCGCAGCCCCAGGCCCCTCACGAGATTCCACTGGCACCACCTCGTCGGCGTCTGGGATGGGAGCCAGGTCTCGCTCTGGATCGACGGCCAGCGGGTGGCGGGCCCCTTTCCGCTGACAGGCCCGGTCCGGCCGGGAACCGCGCCGCTGCGCCTGGGCGCCTATGGCGAAGTCATCGACGGTCAGCCGCGGACCTGCAAGTTCCTGAATGGCGATCTGGCCATGCCCGTCATCTACGACCGCGCGCTCTCCGCCGGGGAGATCCAGCAGCGCTACGCGGACAAGGGATTGCACCCGCCCCCGCTCAAGGGGGTGCTCGCCTGCTGGCCCCTGTCCGAGGAGAAGGGGAGCGAGGTCGCGGACATCAGCGGGAACAAGCGTCATGGCCACATCATCAATGAAGGAACCTGGATGATTGGTGGGCCTGGCTTCGATGGCGCGAACGGCTCGCGCTTCAAGAAGGGGTACAATCCCGCGAAGGATGCGACGCGCGGGCACGCCCTGCGCCTGGCCTCCGACGACCTGTACGACTGCTACTGGCAGGAGTCCCACGCCTTCGCCCTCCCGCCAGACCTGACGCCGGGCATCTACGTGGGACGGGTGCGCCACGGGGACGCGTTCCAGCACATCTATGACGTCACCTTCGTGGTCCGGAGAGCCAGGGGTCTGCCCAAGGCTCCCATCCTCGTCCTCTGCGCCACCAATACCTGGCTGGCCTACTGCGGCACGCCGTTCGCGCCCAACCACACGGGGAACGATCCTCGCCAGTTCTGGGGAGTCACGGGACAGGAAGACCCCTCCGAGGCTCCGAAATACAACTTCTACAGCAACCACCGGACCGAGCAGCCCACGTACAAGATGGGGTTGAACCTGCCCTGGCCGGCCGCGTCCCCCTACACCTATTACAGCTCCGCCAACACCTGCTACAGCCACCTGTCCCGTGCCGAGCGCTTCACGCACCTCTGGCTCGAGAGCAACGGCTACGACTTCGACGTGGCCACCGACTTCGACCTGCACCAGAACCCGGAGCTCCTCAAGGGCTACCAGGTGGTGCTCATCAACGGGCACAGCGAGTACTGGTCCATCCCCGCCTACAAGGGAGTGGAGAGCTACCTGAAGCAGGGAGGGAAGGTCATCGCGCTGTCGGGAAACACCATGTTCTGGCGCGTGAGCTTCGACGGCAAGCTGACGACCATGGAGTGCCGCAAGGCCGAGCGGCTCGGGGCCGCGGGAGGGCTGTCCCACGCCATTCCCGGGGAGCTGTACCACAGCAACGACGGGTTGCTCGGCAGCCTGATGCGCGAGAGTGGCCATTCATGCTGGCGCCTGCTCGGACTGGAGAGCGTGGGCTACATCAACAACGACAACTACCTCGCATTCACCTGCGACAAACCGGAGCATCCCTTCTTCGAGGGGACCGAGCTCGTCCAGGGAGCGAAGTTCGCCAGTGACGCCGTGGGCCACGAGTGGGACGTGCGCATCGACCTGCCCCAGCAGCGCATCAACGGGCTGATCCCCAAGCAGGATCTGCCCAAGGGCGTCGTGACGCTGGCGCACTGTCAGGCGACGCGAGACGAAGCCGAGACCAAGGGTGACACCCTCTGGGACTACAGCGGCCAGGAGCTCTCCGCCGAGAGCAAGCAGCAGATCCAGCAGCTGCTCAACAGCCAGATGATCTACTGGAAGCGCCCCGCGGGTGGAGAGGTGTTCTTCGCCGGCGCCATCGGCACCGGCTGGGCCCTGATGAAGTCAGGTGCGGATCCCCGATGGGGAGTCATCCTGCGCAACGTCTTCCAGCACTTCGGCGTGCGGCCCGCGGCCACCCCCATCGTGGAGGAGCACGAGCCGGCCCCCGCGCACGTCTAG
- a CDS encoding glycosyltransferase family A protein: protein MPTDMESEVPLHAWVLEQVGRGARVLLLARDEVLAERLVAAGCTVLDMAGASESDSPLAEMLGWLAPSHVVLSGDGPSPVLEETLRTLVEAVPSATLLVGARNAASSTALLETLSGQAPAVLGATEASLSRCFSALGLKVLARRAVPCQPRTTALAAGTETALRGLLAQLSPATETDVLFYALTSSGDREEPAAPARVPGLLSVVLWAGDAQARSLLDEALFSLACQEQHPLEILLVTPSRDEAARELLERYQAIGGYTFDLVEAQAPAAFVEGLRRARGQYLAFLDAACVVYPDHYVKLVQTLRDGPAAWAVSRARRTPLEGAERFVPHKRPLPLGEHLEPAHLYQEPSLLFALMVDRSRLGPFSLERAAERASELPLRLAALFEPTFLGGIASCEQRFTGPDPQEPVALPPELRMLTSLGTVEERVVRARAEGASAKGLRHRFLDELNSRLRERVPGLHGALKSLAGRLVR from the coding sequence ATGCCCACCGACATGGAGTCAGAGGTGCCACTGCACGCCTGGGTTCTCGAACAGGTCGGGAGGGGAGCGCGCGTGCTGCTGCTCGCGCGCGACGAGGTGCTGGCGGAGCGGCTGGTGGCCGCCGGGTGCACCGTCCTGGACATGGCCGGGGCCTCGGAGTCGGACAGCCCGTTGGCGGAGATGCTGGGCTGGCTGGCACCGAGCCACGTGGTGCTCTCCGGGGACGGTCCCTCTCCAGTCCTCGAGGAGACGCTGCGGACCCTCGTCGAGGCCGTGCCTTCCGCGACGCTGCTGGTGGGCGCGCGCAACGCGGCCTCCTCGACCGCGCTGTTGGAGACGCTCTCCGGTCAGGCTCCGGCGGTCCTCGGCGCCACCGAGGCGTCCCTGTCGCGCTGCTTCTCCGCGCTCGGGCTGAAGGTCCTGGCGCGGCGCGCGGTTCCTTGTCAGCCCCGGACGACGGCGCTCGCCGCCGGGACGGAGACCGCGTTGAGGGGCCTCCTCGCCCAGCTCTCCCCGGCGACGGAGACGGATGTGTTGTTCTACGCGCTCACGTCCTCCGGTGACCGGGAAGAGCCGGCCGCGCCAGCGCGCGTTCCCGGGCTGCTCAGCGTGGTGCTGTGGGCCGGGGATGCCCAGGCTCGCTCGTTGCTCGACGAGGCCCTGTTCTCGCTCGCGTGCCAGGAGCAGCATCCCCTGGAGATCCTCCTCGTCACTCCCTCACGGGACGAGGCGGCGCGTGAGCTGCTGGAGCGCTACCAGGCCATCGGTGGCTACACGTTCGACCTCGTCGAAGCGCAGGCCCCGGCGGCGTTCGTCGAGGGGCTCCGCCGTGCCCGGGGACAGTACCTGGCGTTCCTCGATGCGGCGTGCGTCGTCTACCCGGACCATTACGTGAAGCTCGTCCAGACGCTGCGGGATGGTCCGGCCGCATGGGCGGTGTCTCGCGCCCGGCGGACGCCCCTGGAGGGCGCCGAGCGGTTCGTCCCCCACAAGCGGCCACTGCCGCTGGGTGAGCACCTGGAGCCGGCACACCTGTACCAGGAGCCGTCCCTGCTGTTCGCCCTGATGGTGGATCGCTCGCGGCTGGGGCCCTTCTCCCTGGAGCGTGCCGCCGAGCGTGCCTCCGAGCTGCCCCTGCGCCTCGCGGCGCTCTTCGAGCCCACCTTCCTGGGCGGCATCGCCTCCTGCGAGCAGCGCTTCACCGGCCCTGACCCGCAGGAGCCGGTGGCGCTACCGCCGGAGCTTCGGATGCTCACCTCGCTGGGCACCGTCGAGGAGCGGGTGGTACGGGCTCGGGCCGAGGGCGCGAGCGCGAAGGGCCTCCGGCATCGATTCCTCGACGAGCTGAACAGCCGCTTGCGCGAGCGCGTGCCGGGCCTGCACGGCGCGCTGAAGTCCCTCGCGGGTCGGCTGGTGCGCTAG
- the pgsA gene encoding CDP-diacylglycerol--glycerol-3-phosphate 3-phosphatidyltransferase: MDRAEQRALRKRQKKEERARRRAAREPSVLVQEFWNLPNMLTLGRIFLIPVFVWLTYDADPYSSLLAAAVFAVAAITDVVDGYLARQWNLITVVGKFMDPLADKLIVMAALVMMVRLGRIAAWVVIVLLARELIVSGLRTIAASEGMVIAAGQEGKWKTSLQLVGIISLCVHYEHLIDVGFYSAPVDFNKVGQLLVYLSGAFSVWSAVVYFRAFLAMLARRGSGTDAQKA, encoded by the coding sequence ATGGATCGAGCTGAGCAGCGGGCCTTGCGGAAGCGGCAGAAGAAGGAGGAGCGGGCGCGGCGTCGGGCGGCGCGCGAGCCCAGCGTGCTCGTGCAGGAGTTCTGGAACCTGCCCAACATGCTGACGCTGGGGCGGATCTTCCTCATCCCCGTCTTCGTGTGGCTCACCTACGACGCGGACCCGTACTCCTCGCTGCTGGCGGCGGCGGTGTTCGCGGTGGCCGCCATCACGGACGTGGTGGACGGCTACCTGGCGCGCCAGTGGAACCTCATCACCGTGGTGGGCAAGTTCATGGACCCGCTGGCCGACAAGCTCATCGTCATGGCCGCCCTGGTGATGATGGTGCGGCTGGGGCGCATCGCGGCCTGGGTGGTCATCGTGCTGCTGGCGCGCGAGCTCATCGTCAGCGGCCTGCGTACCATCGCGGCGAGCGAGGGCATGGTCATCGCCGCCGGGCAGGAGGGCAAGTGGAAGACGTCCCTCCAGCTCGTGGGCATCATTTCGCTCTGCGTGCACTACGAGCACCTGATCGACGTGGGCTTCTATTCGGCGCCCGTGGACTTCAACAAGGTGGGTCAGCTGTTGGTCTATCTGTCGGGGGCGTTCTCGGTGTGGAGCGCCGTCGTGTACTTCCGTGCCTTCCTCGCCATGCTGGCCAGACGGGGGAGCGGAACGGACGCACAGAAGGCTTGA
- a CDS encoding glycosyltransferase family 2 protein: protein MKRQADGVRLGVVLYRNSHHELSRLVASFGLGRRSPGTPPFEVMWLDNSPDESLREVLAELAPGSDYRHSGGNFGFGIAHNRMMARAFAEPGVGHYVCVNPDAVLHPDCVRELVAETRRHARTGLVEARMFPDEHPKPYDPITHQTPWCSGCVLLITRELYEAVGGFDERFFMYCEDVDLSWRARAAGFSTHVAPLALAHHYTVTREVSPRREQSVRRSGALLGAKYGDAAFAELCLKAYGELGGPPFPRPTVERPSRELARVADFSQGFDFAGSRW from the coding sequence GTGAAGCGGCAAGCCGATGGCGTCCGCCTGGGCGTCGTGCTGTACCGGAACTCCCATCACGAGCTGTCGCGGTTGGTGGCCTCGTTCGGGCTCGGCCGGCGCTCGCCGGGGACGCCTCCGTTCGAGGTGATGTGGCTCGACAACTCGCCGGACGAGTCGCTGCGCGAGGTACTGGCGGAGCTGGCGCCGGGCAGCGACTACCGGCACTCGGGCGGCAACTTCGGCTTCGGCATCGCGCACAACCGGATGATGGCGCGAGCCTTCGCCGAGCCCGGGGTGGGCCACTACGTGTGCGTCAACCCCGACGCGGTGCTGCACCCGGACTGTGTCCGCGAGCTGGTGGCCGAGACGCGCCGCCACGCGCGCACGGGCCTGGTGGAGGCCCGCATGTTCCCGGACGAGCACCCCAAGCCCTATGATCCCATCACGCACCAGACGCCCTGGTGCTCGGGCTGCGTGCTGCTCATCACCCGGGAGCTGTACGAGGCGGTGGGCGGCTTCGATGAGCGCTTCTTCATGTACTGCGAGGACGTGGATCTGTCCTGGCGTGCCCGGGCGGCGGGTTTCTCCACGCATGTGGCGCCCCTGGCGCTGGCCCACCACTACACGGTGACACGCGAGGTGAGCCCCCGGCGGGAGCAGAGCGTGCGCCGCAGTGGTGCGCTGCTCGGCGCGAAGTACGGCGACGCGGCGTTCGCCGAGCTCTGCCTGAAGGCGTACGGCGAGCTGGGCGGGCCGCCGTTCCCCAGGCCCACCGTGGAGCGTCCGTCCCGGGAGCTCGCCCGGGTGGCGGACTTCTCCCAGGGCTTCGATTTCGCGGGGTCGCGCTGGTGA
- a CDS encoding lytic transglycosylase domain-containing protein has translation MRAIPVLLLTVLLLAPLGAHASEGIYRYVEKDGTIVYTNVPPPGSKKANKLKGTFSQAPAPNAPVRGRARTPEDLEPHIVQSATRYRIPTALVRAIMHAESNFNVNALSPKGASGLMQLMPGTASEMYVKDIFDTRDNIEGGVRYLRVLANLYNGDMVKMVAAYNAGPDAVRKYGGQVPPYPETQAYVRKVLQLYFHYKEREELTKNEPRGTDPDGDDARVGTGAEEPR, from the coding sequence ATGCGAGCCATTCCCGTCCTGCTGCTGACCGTGCTGCTGCTTGCCCCCCTGGGCGCTCATGCGTCCGAGGGCATCTACAGGTACGTGGAGAAGGATGGAACGATCGTCTACACGAACGTTCCACCTCCCGGCTCGAAGAAGGCGAACAAGCTCAAGGGCACCTTCTCCCAGGCGCCCGCGCCCAACGCCCCCGTGAGGGGCCGGGCGCGCACCCCGGAGGATCTCGAGCCGCACATCGTCCAGTCCGCCACGCGCTACCGCATTCCCACCGCCCTGGTGCGGGCCATCATGCACGCGGAGAGCAACTTCAACGTCAACGCGCTCTCCCCCAAGGGGGCCAGCGGGTTGATGCAGCTGATGCCCGGGACGGCCTCGGAGATGTACGTGAAGGACATCTTCGACACCCGGGACAACATCGAGGGCGGGGTGCGCTACCTGCGAGTGCTGGCCAACCTCTACAACGGGGACATGGTCAAGATGGTGGCCGCGTACAACGCGGGCCCGGACGCGGTGCGCAAGTACGGTGGCCAGGTGCCGCCGTACCCTGAGACGCAGGCCTACGTGCGCAAGGTGCTCCAGCTCTACTTCCATTACAAAGAGCGCGAAGAGCTCACGAAGAACGAGCCTCGCGGGACGGATCCGGATGGCGACGACGCGCGTGTCGGGACGGGGGCAGAAGAGCCCCGTTGA